Proteins encoded together in one Campylobacter concisus window:
- the dcm gene encoding DNA (cytosine-5-)-methyltransferase — protein MHLNLWGGVASCLYASEIDKFASITYTLNHNLTPFGDITKQETKDKIPKNFDILCGGFPCQAFSIAGYQKGFDDARGTLFFEILSIAKEHKPKVLFLENVKNLKNHDNGNTFKVIKNSLESIGYHVYSDVLNSATHANTPQNRERIFIVAFNKNKVKNYEKFTFPKPIKLTKKIKDVILKEKQDDYFYYTPEKNKFYAELNDAIKNQDTLYQWRRHYVRENKSNLCPTLTANMGTGGHNVPLLRDKFGIRKLTPIECFKFQGFENIILPDIAISKLYMQAGNSVTVPLIKRIAEQIIKVLDD, from the coding sequence TTGCACTTAAATCTATGGGGGGGGGTAGCAAGCTGTTTATATGCTAGCGAAATAGACAAATTTGCATCCATCACATATACACTAAATCACAATCTCACTCCATTTGGTGATATAACAAAACAAGAGACAAAAGATAAAATCCCAAAAAATTTTGATATTTTGTGCGGTGGTTTCCCTTGTCAAGCTTTTTCGATCGCTGGTTATCAAAAAGGTTTTGATGATGCTAGAGGAACGCTATTTTTTGAAATTTTATCAATTGCAAAAGAGCATAAACCCAAAGTCTTATTTTTAGAAAATGTCAAAAATCTAAAAAATCACGACAACGGCAACACTTTTAAAGTAATAAAAAATTCTCTTGAAAGCATAGGTTATCATGTTTATAGCGATGTTTTAAATTCTGCCACACACGCAAATACCCCACAAAATAGAGAGAGAATTTTTATAGTTGCATTTAATAAAAACAAAGTTAAAAACTATGAAAAATTTACATTTCCAAAGCCCATAAAACTAACAAAAAAGATAAAAGACGTCATTTTAAAAGAAAAACAAGATGATTATTTTTACTACACGCCAGAGAAAAACAAATTTTATGCTGAGTTAAATGACGCTATAAAAAATCAAGATACATTGTATCAATGGCGTAGGCACTATGTTAGAGAAAACAAGTCAAATTTATGTCCAACTTTAACCGCAAATATGGGAACAGGGGGGCATAACGTCCCTTTACTAAGAGATAAATTTGGCATAAGAAAACTTACTCCGATTGAGTGTTTTAAATTCCAAGGATTTGAAAACATTATTTTGCCAGATATTGCTATCTCAAAACTCTATATGCAAGCTGGAAATAGCGTAACAGTCCCTCTTATAAAAAGAATAGCAGAACAAATTATAAAGGTCTTAGATGATTAA
- the ilvD gene encoding dihydroxy-acid dehydratase, with protein sequence MRSDIIKKGYTRAPHRSLLRATGLKDEDFAKPFIGVANSFIEIIPGHFFLNKYAQILKDEIRKNGCVPFEFNCIGVDDGIAMGHKGMLYSLPSREIIANSIETVMNAHALDALVCMPNCDKIVPGMVMGALRVNVPTIFVSGGPMKKGHTKDGRPIDLATAFEAVGKFETKEIDEAELRDIECNACPSGGSCSGMFTANSMNTLCEAMGIALPGNGTILALTPEREELIRQAARRICQIALDEKFKIRNILNEKAIRNALVVDMAMGGSSNTVLHMLAISREAGVNLDIKELNKISQNIAHIAKISPSLPNVHMEDVGRAGGMNAVIKEISRRDHGMLNLDNLTVSGETLGERVKSSDIKDESVIHKVENAYSQVGGLAILFGNLAEQGCVIKTAGIVGERKFSGKAVCFNSQDEAIAGISSGKVDKGDVVVIRYEGPRGGPGMQEMLSPTSLIMGRGLGADVALITDGRFSGATRGLSIGHVSPEAAEGGMIGLLKDGDIIDIDVDKYEINVRLSEVEIAKRRAEFKPVDKALTSRWLRQYQKLVTNASNGAILEA encoded by the coding sequence TTGAGAAGCGACATAATAAAAAAAGGCTATACAAGAGCCCCACACCGCTCACTTTTACGTGCGACTGGGCTAAAAGACGAGGACTTTGCTAAGCCATTTATCGGCGTTGCAAACAGCTTTATAGAGATTATCCCTGGGCACTTTTTCTTAAACAAATACGCTCAAATTTTAAAAGACGAAATTCGCAAAAATGGCTGTGTGCCGTTTGAATTTAACTGCATAGGCGTGGATGATGGCATCGCGATGGGGCATAAGGGCATGCTATATAGCTTGCCTAGCCGCGAGATCATCGCAAATTCTATCGAAACCGTGATGAACGCGCACGCACTTGACGCGCTTGTTTGTATGCCAAACTGCGACAAGATCGTCCCTGGCATGGTCATGGGCGCTTTAAGGGTCAATGTCCCGACCATTTTCGTAAGCGGCGGTCCTATGAAAAAAGGCCACACAAAAGATGGCAGACCGATCGATCTTGCGACTGCGTTTGAGGCGGTTGGTAAATTTGAGACCAAAGAGATAGACGAGGCCGAGCTAAGAGATATCGAGTGCAATGCATGTCCGAGTGGCGGCAGCTGTAGCGGTATGTTTACGGCAAATTCTATGAACACACTTTGCGAAGCGATGGGCATAGCACTCCCTGGCAACGGCACCATCCTAGCGCTAACTCCAGAGCGTGAGGAGCTCATCAGGCAAGCTGCTCGCAGGATCTGCCAGATCGCCCTTGATGAGAAATTTAAGATAAGAAACATACTAAATGAAAAGGCGATCCGCAACGCACTTGTCGTTGATATGGCGATGGGTGGCAGCAGCAACACCGTCCTTCACATGCTAGCCATCTCAAGAGAAGCTGGCGTAAATTTAGACATCAAAGAGCTAAATAAGATCAGCCAAAACATCGCTCACATCGCTAAGATCAGCCCAAGCTTGCCAAACGTGCATATGGAGGATGTCGGCAGAGCTGGCGGTATGAATGCAGTGATAAAAGAAATTTCACGCAGAGACCACGGCATGCTAAATTTAGACAATCTAACAGTGAGCGGCGAGACTTTGGGTGAGCGCGTAAAATCTAGCGACATCAAAGATGAGAGCGTCATCCACAAGGTAGAAAATGCCTATTCACAAGTTGGCGGACTTGCCATTTTGTTTGGAAATTTAGCCGAGCAAGGCTGTGTCATCAAGACAGCTGGCATCGTTGGCGAGCGTAAATTTAGCGGCAAAGCGGTCTGCTTTAACTCACAAGATGAAGCGATAGCTGGCATCTCAAGCGGCAAAGTAGATAAAGGCGACGTCGTCGTCATCCGCTACGAAGGCCCACGCGGAGGCCCTGGCATGCAAGAGATGCTAAGCCCTACTTCGCTCATCATGGGACGAGGACTTGGCGCAGACGTAGCGCTCATCACAGATGGTCGCTTTAGCGGGGCGACAAGGGGTTTAAGTATCGGTCACGTAAGCCCAGAAGCAGCTGAAGGCGGCATGATAGGCTTACTAAAAGATGGCGACATCATCGATATAGACGTTGATAAGTACGAGATAAACGTCCGCCTAAGCGAGGTTGAGATCGCAAAGAGAAGAGCGGAATTTAAGCCAGTCGATAAAGCGCTAACCTCTCGCTGGCTAAGGCAGTATCAAAAACTAGTCACAAACGCAAGCAACGGCGCGATATTAGAGGCGTAA